The sequence below is a genomic window from Streptosporangium lutulentum.
GGGTTCCAGGAGGTGGCGTGCAGCCACAGTCCATGGATGAAGATGACAGGGGTGGGGGTCGTCATGGTCGCCTCTCGGGTGGGACCCGGAGCGCCGTCTGCGGCGCTTCCGGTCATGGTCCAGGGCACCACGACCGGGTGTCCGTTCGCCCCGGGGAAAGCCCCCAGTCCTTGAACCGTCCTGACGCCTGGGGTGCCCGGAGAAGGATCAGGCGTCTCCCGGGGCGGGTTCGTCGTGCAGCGTCCGGGCGAGTTGGCGCCGGGAGGTGATGCCGAGCTTCCGGAAGACCTTGTTGAGGTGATACTCGACGGTCGAGGCGGTGATGAAGAGCCTGGTGGCGATCTCCGCGTTCGTCGCGCCTCCGGCGGCGAGGCCGGCGACCTGGGTCTCCTGGGGCGTCAGGTGGTGGTCGGTCTGCTCCGTCCGTTTACGGGCGCGTTCGCCGGTCGCGAGAAGCTCGACGCGCGCCCGCTCCGCGAAGGCGGAGGCGCCCATGGCGGCGAACATGTCGTACGCGATCCTCAGCCGGTCGCGGGCGTCGGAGCGGCGCCCCCTCCGGCGCAGCCACTCGCCGTAGAGCAGGTGGGCCCGGGCGAGCTCGGTGGCGACCAGCGTACGGCCGAGGTGCTCGACGGACTCGCCGTAGAGGACCTCGGCGTGGTCGTCGTCGGCCATCAACGCGCGGGACCTGGCGAGCATGCCCAAGGCCCACGACGTGCCGCTGGCCGTCGCCCGCTCGGACAGACGCGCGAGGGCGGCGGACGCGGCGGCCCGATCCCCCGCGCGCACGCCCGCCTCGACGACGTCGGGCAGGATCAGGCTGCCCACCCCGGGCTCGTCGTCGTCGTAGACGCGAAGGGCGCAGGCCAGCGCCTCGTGGTAGCGGCCGAGGCTGAGTTCGAGCACGGTGAGCGAGAGGAGCACGTGGTTGGCCGTCGACGCGCTCCCTCGCTGCTCGGCCCATCCGCCGATCACGGTGTCCACCACCGCGCGCGTCTCCGCCTCGCGCCCCTGCCATGCCAGCAACTCCACCTGGTAGATCGGCTTGTCGGCCGACAAGCCGACCGCGACGGCGATTTCGGTCGCCTCGGCGTGGTGCGCCTCCGCGTTTCCGAACCGCCCGGCCCACAGCTCGCAGCTCGCCAGGTTCAGAAGAGTGAGCCGAAGCGCGTGCAGCGCACCCTGGTCCCGGTCGAAGGTGTCAAGGCGCTCGACCACCGCCAGGAGCCCCCGGTCGTCCCAGAGGTCGGCCGTCGCCATCCACCCCAGGACGGCCAGGGGCATACCCGCCTCGACGAGATCGGAGTCGGTGCGCAAAGCCGCGATCGCCGCGCGCAGCAGCGGCACCGCCGGCAGGTAGCCGACGGCGATGCGCGTCGCGAACGCGTCCAGCAGCAGGTCGGGGATGGTCGCGCGTGCGCGGGGAGCCAGGGGCGTGCCGAGCGCGGTGCGCGCCACCTCGGCGAGCGTCGTGCCGGTGGTGTACCGGCGGGCCACCATCGCGGCTTCGAGCGCCTGGAACAGCATTCCCCTGACCGTTCGCCCGTCGAGGGGGCCGATCGTCGAGGCCGCCTCCAGCAGGATCGACGGCACCGCCGTCACCCGGGCGAAGAACATCTCGATCGCCGCCCGCAACTGTTGCGCCCCGGCACGCATCTCGGGGGCGTTGAGCCCGGGCACGGCCCGCTCCAGCAAGGACTGCGCGACGAGGGGGTCGCCGGCGACGAGATGCGCCCGGGCGGAGGCGAACAGCCGGTCGGCACGACGCTCCGGGTCGGGGGTCAGCTCCGCCGCCCGGAGAAGGAAGGCCCCCTGCGCCGAGTAGCCGCCGTGGCTCCGGGCCCGCTCGGACGCGCGTTCGAGTTCCATCGCGACGTCCTCGTCGATGCCGACGGTCGCCGAGGCGAGGTGCCACGCCCGGCGGTCCGGATCACGGTCGCGATCGATCACGGCGGCGAGTGTCTTGTGTACGAGCCGCCGGTCCGCCGGCCGTGCCCCCGCGTAGACCGCCGAACGGATGAGGGGATGGCGGAAGACGAGGTCGGGCCGGAGCGAGAGGATGCCCTCCGACACCGCGATGTCCGCCGCCTCGGGCGACAGACCGAGCAGCGCGGTGGCCCGCCACAGCACAGCGGGGTCGTCCGGTGGCGCGACCGAGGCGACAAGCAGCAACGACTGCGTTTCCGCGGGCATGGCGCGGACCTGACGCAGGAAGTGCGCCTCCATGCGCCGGCCCACCGGCAGCGGCCCGGGAAGCAGGGGCTGATCGCCGGACAGCTCGTCCGCCAGCTCGACCAGCGCGAGGGGGTTGCCGCGGGCCTCGGCGACGATCCGCTCGGCCACCTGGGGGCCGAGCCGTCCGGCAACGGCGGTCAGCAACCGGCGGGCGTCCGGCTCGGCCAGACCGGCGACGTGGAAGGTGGGCAGCCCGCCGAGCGCCGAGGTACCGGTCGGCTCGTCCCTGACGGTGAGCAGCAGGCCGACGCCGTCCGCGTGCAGTCGTCGCCCGACGAAGGCGAGTACCTCCAGCGACTCCCTGTCCAGCCACTGCGCGTCGTCGACCAGGCACATCAGCGGCCGCACGCTCGCGACGTCCGCGAGCAGGGTAAGGGTGGCCAGACCGATGAGGAAGCGGTCGGCGGGCGGGCCCGGGACGAGGCCGAACGCGGAACCCAGGGCGTCGCGCTGCGGGCCGGGCAACCGGTCCGCCCGGTCGAGGAAGGGCAGCAGCAGGCGGTGCAGAGCCGCGAAGGCGAGCCGCGTCTCCGGCTCCACCCCGGAGACCCGCGCGATCTGGAGTTCGGCGGCGGCGGCGTCGGCCGCGTACTCCAGGAGCCGTGTCTTTCCGATCCCGGCCTCGCCGACCAGTACCAGGGCTCCGCTCAGGCCCTCACCGACGGTCTCGACGAGCCGGTCAAGCGCCAGGCGCTCGTCTTCCCGCCCGAGCAGCGGTGCCGGTTCTGATGCGTCGGGACGCCCCGGCATGTATGCGGCCACAACAGGCTCCCACTGGTGGTAGCAGGTGAGAGGCCTTCAGCATCACGCTGATCGATCTCTGATGGAGGCCGTTGACAGGATAAGTGAAGTTTGCACCCTTATGTGGTGAATTGCAAAGCTGGGGCGGCTCCCCTGAGTCAGGCGGTGAGCGAGCGGCTCACCTGTGGGCGGGCGGGTCGCGAGGTGGGGCCGGACGGCGTCAGCCCGCTCGTTCGGCGGCGCTGCGCTCGACGCAGAACTCGTTGCCCTCGATGTCGGCGAGGGTCACCCAGCCGGTGCCGTCGGCGCGCCGGTGGTCGCCCACGAGGGTGGCGCCCAGGGCCAGGAGCCGCACGACCTCCTCGTCCCGGGTCCGGTCCTGCGGCTGCAGGTCCAGGTGCACCCGGTTCTTGACCGTCTTGGGATCCGCGACGGTGACGAACAGCAGCGTGGCACCCGGGGACTCGACCGTGGCCTCAGGGTCTCCGGGCTCGTCGTCGTCGTTGAGGGACGCGTCGAGCGCCTCGGCCCAGAACGCGCCGAGGCGGTACGCGTCGGCGCAGTCGATCGTCACATGCCGTACCAGAGAAGCCATGGCCGTCATTATGGCCTCTCGGAGAGCGCCAGAGGTCAGCGAGCCGCCTGGAAGGCGCGGCCCGTCAGGGTCGCCTCCCCGTCGCCGTGGAACAGCCCGCTGCTCGGCTCGGTGTCGGAGGCGGGCAGGCCGAACCACGCGTAGCGCTGCACGTACGGGAGCGAGGCCAGCATCTTGGTGGAGGCGGTGAGGAAGGCGGCCTGCTGCGCGTCGCTGGGATAGCGGACGCCGTTCGAGAAGTCGGTCAGCGCGTACTCGGTGAGCCAGATCGGCTTGCCGTAGCGCTTGTGGACGGCCTGCAGGTAGGACTTGAGCTGGCCGACCGCGTTCGTGGTGGTGAAGTCGGCGCCGTACCAGTGCAGCACGATGAAGTCGACGCGGTAGTTCCGTTCGGCCGCACCGGACATGAAGCGGCCCAGCCAGCCGTCGGGTTTGTCCGCGTCGAAGGCGACGGCGGGGGCGCCGAGCTTCTGGCCGGTCGCCATCAGCTTCGGCCACAGGGACAATGCCTTGTCCACGGTCATGTTGGCCTGCGCGGGCATGTCCGGCTCGTTGAAGCTGAGCAGGTACGGACCGGCGCTCTTCGCCTGGGCGAGGGTCTCGGCCTTGACGCTGTCGGCTCCCCACACCATGGGGACGAACTCAATCGAATCGGGCACGGTGATGCCGTCATGGTGCGAGGTCCACGTGTAGTACCAGCTCGCGCCGGACTTGGCGAGCGCCGAGCTGAGGCCGTTCATCTTCCACACGCTCACCCCCTTCTTCGCGGAGGTCGCCACGACGGGGGCCGCCTGGGACGGCCTGGGGGTGCCGGCGGTTTTCTGCCGGCCGGGTTTCACACTGAGGCTGGGGGCGGGGGCGGGAACGGGGCTGGAAACGGGGGAGGGGACGGCGGGCGGGGAGGGCCGGGGTACGACGCGCGCCAGCGGTGACCGTGACGGCGGCGCCGCCGAGACCGTCCGGGGCGTCGCGCGGGGTTCCGCCACCGAGACCGGGGGCGGGGCGATGAGATGCCCGGTCACCAGGACACCGGCGACGATGACCGCCACCCCGACGGCCGCCGATCCGGCGACGGCGCCGTGGGGCAGGGAGGACAGCAGGCCGCGCGGCGCCGGAGGAGGGACGGGCGTCCCCATGGAGGCGCCGCCCTGCCCGGGAAGGACGTGCGAGGCGAGGTGCCAGGTCGCGTCGGTGGCGGCGGGGACGGCCTGGAAGTGGTTCAGGACGAAGCCGATGGGCAGGGGCAGCAGGGGCAGCCCGCTGAGCAGCCGGTCGATGGGCAGCAGACCGGCGGTGCGCCGTTCGCAGACGTCGCAGTCGCGGACGTGCCGGGCGAAGCGCTTGCGCCACAGCGGGCTGGGCACGCCGTTCCAGTTTCCGGTGAGCGCGCGCAGCTCGGTGCACCCGGAGTCGGCGTGCAGCGCCCGCACGACGGTGCGGGCGGTGTGGACCTGGTCCTTCATGCGCTGGACGCGTACGGCGGCGTGCCGGCCGGACAGGCCGAGGGAGCCCGCGAGGTCGGCACGGCCGAGTTCGCCGGTCTCCTCCAGCCACCACAGGGCGAGAAGCGCCTGGTCGTCGCCGTCCAGCCAGCGGGTGGCCTCGGCGACCTCGCGGCGCTGGTCGGTGAGCCCGAGCCGGAGGATGGTCACGGCGGCGAAGTCGGAGGCGGGGTCCGGCATCTCGGTGGCGGTGTCGAGGTCCGCCCTGCGGTTCTGCGTGGTCCTGCGGTCCTGCTCGTGGTCGCGCACCTGGCGGACGGCGATGGCCACCAGCCAGGAGCGGTACGACTCCGGGGCCCGCAGGCCGGGCAGGGATCGGACGACTTTGAGCAGCGTCTCCTGGACCACGTCGTCGACGTCGGTGTGCCCGTTCAGAGCCCGGCCGACGATGTTGTAGACGAGCGGGAGGGAGTCGGCCACCAGGGTGTCGAGCGCCCGTTGGTCCCCGTCGCGCGCGGCGACCACCAGCGCTGTGTCAGGTCCGCCCCTACCGGTCCCGTGCATCCAACTCCGCTTCCTGTCGGTCGTCCCTGGGTGTCCACGTGCCTCGGATCGGGACGATTCTCTCCATAACGGGCGTGATAATTCTCGCCAAAACGGAAGTCCGATGGATCTCTCCCCCGGGAGGGGACTCGGCGAGCCGCTGATGGCCAGCGAAGATCCGCGGTCATCTTCACCTGAATTTTCAGAATTTTTCTGAGTTGTCCCGAGTTTCTGTTATCTCCAGCCCGCCCATCGGTCTCCTGTAGCAGGAGCACATGCGTCCGGCGCCGGACGTGACGATAGGAGAGGCACGCGACGATGGCAACAAGGAGGCGGACGGCCGACCCCTCACGGGAGCCGTATGCCCTGGTCATGGCGGTGCCGCCGATCACGGCGGAGACGTTTCGCGCCTGCCTTCCCTCGTCCGTCCACGTGATGCCGTCGCGCCGTCGCCTTCCGCGCGGCCCTCGGCACCACCATCCGCTCCCGCCGGTGACGCATGTCCGCTGACAGACGGGCCGCGATACGGCCTGCCCGGGACACCGTCGATGTCCAACCCCCGAATCCCTCGTACGAAGGACCTCATCCATCATGAGTGAGACCGTTCCGCGTACCATCGCACCAGGTCGCAGAGGTGGCAGGCAGGTCCGCCGCGTCGCGCTCGCCGGTGTTCTCGCAGCCGTCCTGGGCGCCTCCGTGCTGAACGGGGCCCTCCCGGCCGCCGCGGCCGAGATCCCCCTCTCGCAGGGCCGTCCGGCCGTCGCCTCCTCGGCGGAGCGGGGCGACCTGTCGGCCTCGGCCGCGGTCGACGGCAAGAGCAACACCCGCTGGTCCAGCGCCTTCAAGGACCCGCAGTCACTCCAGGTCGACCTGGGCAGGCCCACCGCGATCAAGAAGATCGTGCTGAACTGGGAGCGCGCCTACGCCACCGCGTTCCAGATCCAGACGTCCGACGGCGGCGGCCAGTGGAAGACGATCCACACCACGACCGCGGGCAAGGGCGGCGTGCAGACCGTCAACGTGTCGGCCACCGGCCGTTACGTGCGGCTCTACGCCACCAAGCGCTCCGGCCAGTACGGCGTCTCGCTGTGGGAGTTCCAGGTCTTCGGCAACGGCTTGGCCAACCCCCAGCCGAGTGTGACCCCGACCAAGCCGACCCCGAGCTCCAGCCCGAGCAGCACGCCCACCAAGCCCGCGCCCAGCACGACCCCGACCAAGCCCGTGCCCAGCGACACGCCGACCACTCCGGCTCCCGGGACGTCCTCCTCCAAGAAGGGGGTGGGCGTGTGGCAGATGAACGGCGTCAGCTCGGCGCTCGCCAGCTCCGGAGCGAGCTGGTACTACACCTGGGCGACGAACCACAACGGCATCACCACCCCCAAGTCGGCTGAGTTCGTCCCGATGATCTGGGGAGCGGCCAGCGTCACCGACGCGAACCTCGCCCAGGCGAAGAGCGCCGGCCCGTACCTGCTCGGCTTCAACGAGCCGGACATGGCCGAGCAGTCCAACATGACCGTGGACAAGGCGCTGTCCCTGTGGCCGAAGCTGATGGCGACCGGCCAGAAGCTCGGCGCTCCCGCCGTCGCCTACGGCGGGGACAGAGCCGGCGGCTGGCTGGACCGGTTCATGTCCGGTGCGGCCGAGCGGAACTACCGCGTCGACTTCATCCCCCTGCACTGGTACGGCGGCGACTTCACCACCACGAACGCGGTCGGCCAGCTCAAGTCCTACCTGCAGGCCGTGTACGACCGTTACCACAAGCCGATCTGGCTCACCGAGTACGCGCTGATCGACTTCTCGAAGGGCGTCCGCTTCCCCACCGACGCGCAGCAGGCCGCCTTCGTCACCGCCTCCACCAAGATGCTGGCCTCCCTGCCCTACGTGCAGCGCTACGCGTGGTTCGGCCTGCCCTCCTCCGACACCGAGCCGAACAGCGGGCTGTTCCGCAGCAACGGGGTCGCGACCCCGGCGGGCCGTGCCTTCCAGGCGGCCGGCTGACCGTCGGAGATCACGTGCGGCGCCGGCGGAAAGCCCTGAGGCGACACCCCCTGAGAGCGCCGGCGGCACTCGCTGAGGTGACACCACCCTGAGAGCGCCGCCGGCAGCCGCCGAGGTGACACCCCCGAGACACCGGGGGCCGCTCCCGGCGGCGCCGCACCACCGTTTCACCCAAGGCGAGGCCCGGCACTCACGGGCCTCGTCTTCACCCTCCGGAACGACCCCGGCGAGAGGAGAGACATGAGGGCGGCCACCATCGGCGTACCCCTGCTCGTGGTGCTCACCGGGTTGCTGGTCGCGCGATGCGTCGCCGCCGGGCCCGCGGAGCATTCGGCGGGAAGTCACCTGTCCTCGCCGGGAGGGCGGGTCACCGTCTCCGCGCCGGCGGGCACCGCACCGGCCGGCACCGCACCGAGCTCCTTCAACGCCACCGACATCGCGTGGCTGCAGTTGATGATCCCGATGACCGAACAGGCTCAGCGCCTCCTGGAACTGGCGCCGGCGAAAACCTCGGATCCGCAGCTCACGCGATTCGCCGCGGATCTCGTCGCCGACCGCCGTACGACACTCCAGCGGCTGCGCGACCTGCTGCGGCGATCCGGCATTCCGGAGAGCAACGAACACGAGGGGCACGACATACCCGGCATGGTGATTCCCTCCGACTTCGCACTCCTGAACCAGGCCGAGGGCGCCGCGTTCGACCGGCTCTTCAGGAAGGACGCGCGGGAATACCTCACGCAGTCCGTCCTGGTGGCGCAAGGCGAACAGAGATCGGGCACCGACCAGGAGACCAAGGCCTTCGCCGCGACGATGGAGAAGGCCCACGCCGCCCAGCTCGCCCAGCTGGGATCGTGAGCGGCGCCGCGCCCTCTTCCGGCACGCGTCCGCGCACGCGCGCCCGCACCCGTACGCGCACCCGCACCCCTACGCGAAC
It includes:
- a CDS encoding sigma-70 family RNA polymerase sigma factor, giving the protein MHGTGRGGPDTALVVAARDGDQRALDTLVADSLPLVYNIVGRALNGHTDVDDVVQETLLKVVRSLPGLRAPESYRSWLVAIAVRQVRDHEQDRRTTQNRRADLDTATEMPDPASDFAAVTILRLGLTDQRREVAEATRWLDGDDQALLALWWLEETGELGRADLAGSLGLSGRHAAVRVQRMKDQVHTARTVVRALHADSGCTELRALTGNWNGVPSPLWRKRFARHVRDCDVCERRTAGLLPIDRLLSGLPLLPLPIGFVLNHFQAVPAATDATWHLASHVLPGQGGASMGTPVPPPAPRGLLSSLPHGAVAGSAAVGVAVIVAGVLVTGHLIAPPPVSVAEPRATPRTVSAAPPSRSPLARVVPRPSPPAVPSPVSSPVPAPAPSLSVKPGRQKTAGTPRPSQAAPVVATSAKKGVSVWKMNGLSSALAKSGASWYYTWTSHHDGITVPDSIEFVPMVWGADSVKAETLAQAKSAGPYLLSFNEPDMPAQANMTVDKALSLWPKLMATGQKLGAPAVAFDADKPDGWLGRFMSGAAERNYRVDFIVLHWYGADFTTTNAVGQLKSYLQAVHKRYGKPIWLTEYALTDFSNGVRYPSDAQQAAFLTASTKMLASLPYVQRYAWFGLPASDTEPSSGLFHGDGEATLTGRAFQAAR
- a CDS encoding glycosyl hydrolase, with protein sequence MSETVPRTIAPGRRGGRQVRRVALAGVLAAVLGASVLNGALPAAAAEIPLSQGRPAVASSAERGDLSASAAVDGKSNTRWSSAFKDPQSLQVDLGRPTAIKKIVLNWERAYATAFQIQTSDGGGQWKTIHTTTAGKGGVQTVNVSATGRYVRLYATKRSGQYGVSLWEFQVFGNGLANPQPSVTPTKPTPSSSPSSTPTKPAPSTTPTKPVPSDTPTTPAPGTSSSKKGVGVWQMNGVSSALASSGASWYYTWATNHNGITTPKSAEFVPMIWGAASVTDANLAQAKSAGPYLLGFNEPDMAEQSNMTVDKALSLWPKLMATGQKLGAPAVAYGGDRAGGWLDRFMSGAAERNYRVDFIPLHWYGGDFTTTNAVGQLKSYLQAVYDRYHKPIWLTEYALIDFSKGVRFPTDAQQAAFVTASTKMLASLPYVQRYAWFGLPSSDTEPNSGLFRSNGVATPAGRAFQAAG
- a CDS encoding ATP-binding protein codes for the protein MAAYMPGRPDASEPAPLLGREDERLALDRLVETVGEGLSGALVLVGEAGIGKTRLLEYAADAAAAELQIARVSGVEPETRLAFAALHRLLLPFLDRADRLPGPQRDALGSAFGLVPGPPADRFLIGLATLTLLADVASVRPLMCLVDDAQWLDRESLEVLAFVGRRLHADGVGLLLTVRDEPTGTSALGGLPTFHVAGLAEPDARRLLTAVAGRLGPQVAERIVAEARGNPLALVELADELSGDQPLLPGPLPVGRRMEAHFLRQVRAMPAETQSLLLVASVAPPDDPAVLWRATALLGLSPEAADIAVSEGILSLRPDLVFRHPLIRSAVYAGARPADRRLVHKTLAAVIDRDRDPDRRAWHLASATVGIDEDVAMELERASERARSHGGYSAQGAFLLRAAELTPDPERRADRLFASARAHLVAGDPLVAQSLLERAVPGLNAPEMRAGAQQLRAAIEMFFARVTAVPSILLEAASTIGPLDGRTVRGMLFQALEAAMVARRYTTGTTLAEVARTALGTPLAPRARATIPDLLLDAFATRIAVGYLPAVPLLRAAIAALRTDSDLVEAGMPLAVLGWMATADLWDDRGLLAVVERLDTFDRDQGALHALRLTLLNLASCELWAGRFGNAEAHHAEATEIAVAVGLSADKPIYQVELLAWQGREAETRAVVDTVIGGWAEQRGSASTANHVLLSLTVLELSLGRYHEALACALRVYDDDEPGVGSLILPDVVEAGVRAGDRAAASAALARLSERATASGTSWALGMLARSRALMADDDHAEVLYGESVEHLGRTLVATELARAHLLYGEWLRRRGRRSDARDRLRIAYDMFAAMGASAFAERARVELLATGERARKRTEQTDHHLTPQETQVAGLAAGGATNAEIATRLFITASTVEYHLNKVFRKLGITSRRQLARTLHDEPAPGDA
- a CDS encoding VOC family protein is translated as MASLVRHVTIDCADAYRLGAFWAEALDASLNDDDEPGDPEATVESPGATLLFVTVADPKTVKNRVHLDLQPQDRTRDEEVVRLLALGATLVGDHRRADGTGWVTLADIEGNEFCVERSAAERAG
- a CDS encoding DUF305 domain-containing protein, which encodes MRAATIGVPLLVVLTGLLVARCVAAGPAEHSAGSHLSSPGGRVTVSAPAGTAPAGTAPSSFNATDIAWLQLMIPMTEQAQRLLELAPAKTSDPQLTRFAADLVADRRTTLQRLRDLLRRSGIPESNEHEGHDIPGMVIPSDFALLNQAEGAAFDRLFRKDAREYLTQSVLVAQGEQRSGTDQETKAFAATMEKAHAAQLAQLGS